TATTCCATGGCAATTCAAAGAGCAAAGCGTGAAGGCATTttatatttttcagttgtaataaaAATTAGGTTTAATTGTGGATGCATGATCTCATGATTTAAATTAAAGCTCATAAATAACCTTAGGGACCTCCatgttttcatgaaaaacatttttaCTTAAAATGCTAAACTTACATAAAAGGTTTGAAATGGTTTTGAACTTAGCAAAAGGCAAAACTCAAATTTTCTTAAGGGTCAGTTGATCGGCATCATAGGCCCAGTCAACTGGAGTGTGCACTTGGCCAAAGCGTATTTTTACGAAGGACCCAATCGACCGGCCTTCCAAGCCTAGTCGACCGGATTGTGCAAAATGGTCAATTTACAAAGGCCCGACAGACTGAACTCTTGAAAGCCACTAAATCCTAGTCGATCAACCATCATACACTTGAAGCCTTGTCAACTGGATCATAGTGCTCGATAGACCGAAGTGTGataaaatggaaaatcaccttgggtTAGTCGACTGAATCCCTCGGGATTTTGAATTTTAGGGCATATAACGGtcagatttttgaaaattaaataatattatattgcccaacggtcatataacgatcatattttgtttttgcctatatatatcaACCCTAAACACTTAGAGATGGTTGGGAAGAATATTGGGAGCATACTAgcttatattttttattctcaTTTATTCTTCAAACCCTTTTTGTGTATCAAATGTTTATTTATCCTCTACTCCTCttttgacaaatatttttggagaaaatttttaggGGTTTCTTGAaagaggcttgagcttatatcatCTTTCATATATATAGCTTGAAAAGCCTTCTTATTGTTTTGAAGATCAAATTCTTATTTCTCCTATTTTTTTTGAAGATCGTTTTTTTGGATAAAACCTTTTTGGGGGTTTAATTTGAAAATGCTTGAGCTTGAGCTTATATCTtccatatatattgcttgaaggtcttttcttttatttttgttgtatttttcaaaagatcaaatttctcctacactcctattttgaaaaatctttttggagaaatcttttgaataattcaaaaaggcttgagcatatatttattcTCATATCTATGTTACTTGAGAGCCTTCTTGTTataaaggtcaatcttgaagaaatatttttctcctactctttattttgaaaaatctttggagaaaatattttgagttttacaagaaaactttgagcatatatttcacTCATATATAATTGCTTGAAAGGCTCCTTTTTCTTGAAAGTTTGAGTATAATTACACTCATATTTATTACATCAAAGCATTCTTTTCTAAGGTCaaatattaagaaaaatcatttttcatactctcagtttttacttgaaaaatattttgagaggaaaaccTATACTCTACCGAactttaatttataaataatttgagagtgcatttagattttTAAAGTGTACAAATCAGCTTTCATTAAAGcattttaattgtacaaaaaattatttttcgaaACAGTCCTTCACGGTTCATATTGTGAATTATgaccaagtgagggtacatcacttgaaAAGGTGGCTCAACCTAGAAGGAGTGGGTTGCGATGTGATCCGCACTGAGCGAGGGTACATCGCTCAGAGAGGTTAGTCTGCCTAGAAGGACTAGTGACTAAGCATGGGGTATAGTTTAGAGAGGGGGGCTCCACCTtatttgaaggagtgttgtaaatggGGGgttccaccctgtaaggagtgtAAACGGTTTGGGTCCGCCCGGATAAGGGAGCtggttagtgaaatccttggaggGTTCACCCAAGGTGAGAACGTAAGCGGGTATAGCCGAATCTCGTTAAAATCtttgtatctctctctctctctctctctcttactcttaatatttccacactttaatttCGGCACGGGTATGCCTATCATTTATGATTGTGATTATTTTGCACGCacatctttaattttaattaggATATGATTTGGTGAATCGGAAAATTTAATTAGTAAAAGTTTTAAAAGCTAATTCATCCCTCTTTTACACCATTCCTACAAAAGCATTTTATAGATGCTAATGAAATCAAAATATTTCTTTATAAGGTATGTGCAAAATTCATAATTACTAAATACTAATGTAAAGTACAATAAAATGTTTAGGTTAAagaataaactaaaaaaaatacatttagcCATTAAGGAAATAAATCAAAGACAAAATTTTAGGCTCAAGTAAAATAATTAGCTAAGCAATTAACTGCAGAAGATTAAACTAGATCAATATTTAATGGCAGAACATGAGTCAAATCGAAAAACGGGTGTCCTTTTCCTTTACTTTGGGTGCGATCCAAAATATGGGATGATCAAAAAACTTGAGCCAGCTCGGATTATTGGATCCGAAATCCAACGCGTCCACATAGTTGCTCCAAGGGCTACCTAAGTAATAAATGCAATTTCCCTTGCATGGTCCTGTTGAACCCGCAAGTGAAACGGATACGGACTCGCTCCGATGACCCAAAAACAGAGCTTCATCCCCCAAACTCGTCACCCTGTCCCATGCACCATTCCCCAAATCCAACCTAAACACTTCAAAATCACGTTTCGCCGGCGTCGCCAGCACCAGCATGAAGTCGCCGGACGACGACTCTACCAAATACTTTTCGTCAAAGTGGAAATCCGGCGGGTCTGCAATATGGATAACGTCCGGATCACTCGACCCAAGCTGGAGCTTGAAGATGAAGACATTACCTTTGGCATCGACGAGATAAAATTGGCCCTTGTAGAACACGACGTCGCTGAACGGAAATTCAGGCGGAAAATAGACTCTCGTCCACCGATCATCCGCCGGATGACAAAACGCCAGGCAGCCCTGCCCAAGTAAATGTGAAAAAGTTACCAAAATCACGCAATTGGGGTCCGCCGGGGACGACGAGAAGGCGAATCTCTCGATTTTGGGCTCGAGTTCCGGCCGAAGCAGATTTTTTGGCGAAGGGAGGACGACGACGGATTTCGAGAAAGGATTAAAGAGTTGAACGTCGGAGCAGCGCCGCCAGTGATCGGTGCTGAGTAACCAACCGCCGGAGGAACAGCACAGCCAGCGTTGCCAGGTCTCACGGAGACACATTGGGTGTCGATTTTGGgatgaaaaatctaaaatttcGCTGGGAGAACGGTTGGCGCCATGAATCAAAAGCAGAGGAGGAAAAGTGGGGAGTAACTTGAGATGCGCTGCCGTTGCCGAAAAAAACCATGAAACGCAGACGGTTTTGCAGCGGCAAACGTCGACGAAACTCAGGTGGCTGAAGATGAGCTCGAGGAGCTCCGGCGGCAGGAAGGCCCAAGAAATAGCCGCCATAAGGGGAGAACTGGAGAAAAAGAAAACAGAGTGGAAGGAGCGAGGGGCTGTACCTCTTATAAAACCctggaattttaaatttcttttgaatTATAAGTTACTAaacattttgttattttttaaaaattaaaataatattttttgtgaatttaaaaCACAGCCGTTTAGAACGATTTATGGAAAtcaatttttgaaagaaaaaaaaatattgaatttgatttgtaattataataaatattgaattataaaaatattacaggtacaacaataacaataataaaaggtgaatcaaatataataataattttatatcaaTTTATCTGATTAAGTGCATTTTCATTGACTAGTTTAAGAGCTATTAAATTTTTcttgactattttttttttattttttatttttaggagtAGAGAAATATGCTATGAGATTGATTACTTCTATCAACTTTGTAAGGACCTAATATTATCTAGGCcttataaattttgaattttaaattttaaaattttgaatttttaaaataattttaagaggtttttcaaaatttgtcaaATTTTTAATCAATGaacttttccttcattttttgaTATTTGGTAAAAATCAAAGCTGAAATTGGGATGCCCTCTAAGGCCTTCACCCTCTCACCTAGTCCTCTAATATTCCAACCTCCTTGgctgaaaaataaattatatttttgcaCCATATtacaaaaattcaaaagaaattcAATTCAATACATTAACATTTCtcaaaaaaagacaaaaaatgaaaatttgaaaaaagaagaagaagatatatatatatatatatgcaagaaTTGAACAGAAATTACAACACTccattaatattatatattaattgCTAATAAAGGAAATAACCTGAGCCGACTTCGCCCGCATTGAAGCGTTGCTGAGCATTCGACATTTTCGTTTCTTCTCTAGATAGTGATGTTAAACAGGAATTTGGATGGATAGGACTTCTTGAATACTAAATCGCTTGATTGAATTTGGGTAATGGTATGATGTGGGATTGCAGTGTGTGCGTATATATATTTTGGACATCGTCCGGATGTCCCCAGCCGACATCTACTAGATTACCCTGGGATGCATCACAGCTGAGACTAATCCCCAGACACGTGTCTGAGAGATATGGTGTGTGTGCATGTGTCAAGTTGGTGAAGGTGTTGAAAGTATGCATTCTTGCAGAAGACGAGGGCATTGTACTGATCCGAACATTATGCATCTTCAAGCGTCTAATTCATTTAAGTGATTATTCTTTACATATAAATTATATTTGAAGTTGACAACCTTTTTATGATAAAATAtagattaaaaattaaataaatgtgtatattataaatatatatatcactGCAAAGTTATACTCATATGCACTGCTACCGTTCTTGACACTCTCCATATTAAACACCCATACCTATATCTTGCGAAATTATATAGTGGATCCCCTCCACGTGTCTGTGTATCTATTTCTTTAATTATATACTTATTAAAAATGTGTCATCtatgatattaatgaatgtaggaTCAATTTGTCTTATGTCTAACATTAAGGAAATAAGCATACAAACACGTGGAGGGATGGAGGCAGAGATCCCCTGTACAATTTCTCCAATATCTCTACATCTCTTTGTTCTCTTccaattactctctctctctctctctcatcagaAAACAAAAATGCATGCCAAAAaaaaccttcttttttttttttccctttaaaaCCCTTATTTCATCTTGGGAACAAAGATTTTGTGTTTTAGATTTGGAATTGCGTAGATTCAAGTtcaacattattttatattatattttatctaaaataaaataaacccaAATCCATGGTTCAAATTCCAAGCTTCAAAACATGTATTAATCTAAAGAAATTGTTCTAATGGTTagtgtcagagagagagagagagagagagagagagagagatcttctGGACCAAATGGCTGAGCCGGGGACTTGAAAAAAACAA
This genomic stretch from Malania oleifera isolate guangnan ecotype guangnan chromosome 3, ASM2987363v1, whole genome shotgun sequence harbors:
- the LOC131151462 gene encoding F-box/kelch-repeat protein At1g57790-like, which encodes MAAISWAFLPPELLELIFSHLSFVDVCRCKTVCVSWFFSATAAHLKLLPTFPPLLLIHGANRSPSEILDFSSQNRHPMCLRETWQRWLCCSSGGWLLSTDHWRRCSDVQLFNPFSKSVVVLPSPKNLLRPELEPKIERFAFSSSPADPNCVILVTFSHLLGQGCLAFCHPADDRWTRVYFPPEFPFSDVVFYKGQFYLVDAKGNVFIFKLQLGSSDPDVIHIADPPDFHFDEKYLVESSSGDFMLVLATPAKRDFEVFRLDLGNGAWDRVTSLGDEALFLGHRSESVSVSLAGSTGPCKGNCIYYLGSPWSNYVDALDFGSNNPSWLKFFDHPIFWIAPKVKEKDTRFSI